A window of the Teredinibacter franksiae genome harbors these coding sequences:
- the gmk gene encoding guanylate kinase yields MSYRGTLYTVSAPSGAGKTSLVKMLAENTNNIRVSVSHTTRPIRPGEEHGVNYHFVSHEKFSAMVEQIEFLEHAQVFTNYYGTSKSWVEQTLNSGVDVILEIDWQGAQQVRKQIPAAVGVFILPPSRDALHQRLTGRGQDGEEVIQARMAEAKNEMSHYVEADFLVINDDFDQALTEFRAIVLAQRQKLEKQQQMHQNLLIDLLR; encoded by the coding sequence ATGAGCTACCGTGGTACGCTTTATACCGTTTCCGCCCCCTCTGGGGCGGGCAAGACCAGCCTGGTGAAGATGTTGGCTGAAAACACCAACAATATTCGCGTTTCTGTTTCACACACCACTCGGCCCATTCGCCCTGGAGAAGAGCACGGTGTGAACTACCATTTCGTCAGTCACGAAAAATTTTCAGCAATGGTGGAACAAATCGAGTTCCTTGAGCACGCACAGGTGTTTACCAACTACTATGGCACCTCCAAATCATGGGTGGAACAAACCCTAAATTCAGGCGTAGATGTTATTCTGGAGATCGACTGGCAGGGTGCACAGCAGGTCCGCAAACAAATCCCCGCAGCGGTGGGCGTATTTATACTGCCGCCGTCTCGCGACGCATTGCATCAGCGCCTGACTGGGCGCGGGCAAGATGGAGAAGAGGTGATACAGGCGAGAATGGCCGAGGCCAAGAACGAGATGTCGCACTATGTCGAAGCCGATTTTCTGGTTATTAACGACGACTTTGATCAAGCGCTCACCGAATTTCGCGCAATAGTACTCGCCCAGCGCCAAAAGCTCGAAAAACAGCAGCAAATGCATCAAAACTTACTCATAGACCTATTGAGGTAG
- a CDS encoding hydrogen peroxide-inducible genes activator, giving the protein MTLTELRYIVTLAQEQHFGRAADRCHVSQPTLSIAVKKLEEELKVSIFERSKTRVSPTPLGENIIQQAQKVLEQAASIKDIANSGKNQLTNPFHIGAIFTIGPYLFPRLIPSLQKLAPDMPLYIEESYTATLRRRIRHGDLDAIVVALPFTEADVVTQPLYEEPFVVLLGRGHPLSNKTHIEPAELNQDNVLLLGEGHCFRDQVLEACPTLKPSVDDPRGNIRTAAEGSSLETLKYMVASGLGITILPQSAAMTGHYLSDDLIIKPFVDPVPKRTVALAWRASFPRLQAIDAIRDSITDCKVGENF; this is encoded by the coding sequence ATGACTCTGACAGAACTGCGTTATATCGTAACCCTTGCACAGGAACAGCATTTTGGCCGCGCCGCAGATCGCTGCCACGTTTCCCAGCCCACCCTGAGTATCGCCGTTAAAAAACTGGAAGAAGAGCTAAAGGTTTCCATTTTTGAGCGGTCCAAAACGCGCGTGTCACCAACACCGCTGGGCGAAAACATTATTCAGCAGGCGCAAAAAGTTCTTGAGCAGGCGGCATCGATAAAAGACATTGCCAACTCAGGTAAAAACCAACTGACCAACCCTTTTCACATTGGTGCCATCTTCACGATTGGCCCCTACCTATTTCCGCGACTGATCCCCTCATTGCAAAAACTAGCGCCAGACATGCCGCTTTATATCGAAGAAAGCTATACAGCTACGCTACGCCGTCGAATTCGCCACGGTGACTTAGACGCCATTGTTGTCGCCCTGCCTTTTACCGAGGCCGATGTAGTTACCCAACCGCTGTACGAAGAACCTTTTGTTGTTTTATTGGGCAGAGGCCACCCCCTGAGCAACAAAACACACATCGAACCCGCAGAACTTAACCAAGACAACGTGCTACTACTCGGAGAAGGCCACTGCTTCCGCGATCAGGTTTTAGAGGCGTGCCCCACGCTAAAGCCCTCCGTAGACGACCCCCGCGGAAATATTCGCACGGCCGCCGAAGGTAGCTCACTGGAAACATTAAAGTATATGGTCGCCTCAGGATTGGGTATTACTATTTTGCCGCAATCTGCCGCAATGACAGGCCATTACCTTAGTGACGACCTCATTATTAAACCCTTTGTCGACCCGGTACCGAAAAGAACCGTAGCGCTAGCATGG
- the rpoZ gene encoding DNA-directed RNA polymerase subunit omega: MARITVEDCLDHVDNRFELVIVGSKRARQLAVQGKEPLVPAENDKPTVIALREIEEGLIDASILDQDDEDTRDDILLSEAPVELDASLTPPTTDL; the protein is encoded by the coding sequence ATGGCACGAATTACAGTAGAAGATTGTTTGGATCACGTTGACAACCGTTTTGAACTGGTCATCGTTGGCAGCAAGCGTGCTCGCCAGCTCGCGGTTCAAGGTAAAGAGCCTTTGGTTCCGGCCGAAAACGACAAGCCAACCGTTATCGCCCTGCGCGAAATCGAAGAAGGCCTAATTGACGCTAGTATTCTCGACCAAGACGACGAAGACACCCGCGACGATATACTGCTTAGCGAAGCACCAGTAGAATTAGACGCAAGCCTCACGCCTCCAACTACAGACCTTTAA
- a CDS encoding RelA/SpoT family protein, giving the protein MLTIDSLSHRLSSYLEPAQISRVKHAYYYAEQAHSGQYRRSGEPYITHPLAVANILASIHMDHQSLMAAMLHDVIEDTGIAKAAITKQFGEQVADIVDGVSKLAKIEYETQAEKQAKNFQKMALAMARDLRVIVVKLSDRLHNMRTLGALPAEKKRRIAKETLEIYAPIAHRLGMNDWRIEFEDRGFSAMHPLRATRLHASLQQVRGNRKTLVEKIQAAIEMRLQREHIEGLVIGREKHLYSIYNKMRSKHKSFKEIMDVYAFRIIVEDIDTCYRSLGAIHNLYKPKPGEFKDYIAIPKENGYQSLHSVVIGTQGVPIEVQIRTKEMDELASRGVAAHWLYKSSGDDKPTSYGSYDRANRWIKRLLEIQQHTNSSVEFVENVKIDLFRDEVYVFTPNGEIIELPAGSTPVDFAYGVHTQVGNTCVACRINDRPAPLSQPLESGQKVKVITSEKSQPNPNWLNFVITAKARSAIRHYLKNQRHTESIELGKRMLIRALTNNNIHFEKLTGEHLKSLQDNTGCDSLDTMYERIGLGEIATVTITKILSPETSGNDNANTTSPITIDSADSLLISFARCCRPIPGDPVIAHLSSGKGMVVHRETCKNVSGLRSKNENISDISWSSTVEGEFLTQVRVEVKAERGIIASLATRIANTSTSIEGIQVDERDAEHSVITLTIEVNSRVHLANVMRSVRNMRSVESVSRPQN; this is encoded by the coding sequence TTGCTCACCATTGACTCGTTAAGCCACAGGCTTTCCTCTTACCTCGAACCGGCACAAATTAGCCGGGTCAAGCACGCATACTATTACGCCGAACAGGCCCACTCGGGCCAGTATCGGCGCAGCGGCGAACCCTATATTACCCACCCCCTAGCCGTCGCCAACATACTCGCCTCTATACACATGGACCATCAAAGCCTAATGGCCGCAATGCTTCACGATGTTATCGAGGATACGGGTATAGCAAAAGCAGCCATCACCAAGCAGTTCGGCGAACAGGTCGCCGATATTGTTGACGGCGTCAGTAAGCTCGCCAAAATCGAATACGAAACCCAGGCAGAAAAGCAAGCTAAGAACTTCCAAAAAATGGCCCTGGCCATGGCCCGAGACCTGCGCGTAATTGTGGTGAAATTATCCGACCGCTTACACAACATGCGCACACTTGGCGCACTTCCGGCCGAAAAAAAACGTCGCATCGCCAAGGAAACCCTAGAAATCTACGCCCCCATTGCCCACCGCTTAGGCATGAACGACTGGCGTATTGAATTCGAAGATCGTGGCTTTTCCGCCATGCATCCACTGCGCGCCACACGCCTGCACGCCTCTTTGCAGCAGGTACGCGGCAACCGAAAAACACTGGTTGAAAAAATTCAGGCCGCTATTGAAATGCGTTTGCAGCGCGAACATATTGAAGGCTTGGTCATCGGCCGCGAGAAACACCTTTACAGTATTTACAACAAAATGCGCAGCAAGCATAAATCGTTCAAAGAGATTATGGACGTTTATGCATTTCGCATCATTGTGGAAGATATCGATACTTGTTATCGATCCTTGGGCGCGATTCACAACTTATACAAGCCCAAGCCTGGCGAATTTAAAGACTACATTGCCATCCCCAAAGAGAATGGCTATCAGTCGCTACATTCTGTAGTCATAGGCACCCAGGGCGTGCCCATCGAAGTACAGATTCGCACCAAAGAAATGGACGAACTTGCCAGCCGTGGCGTCGCGGCACACTGGCTGTATAAATCATCTGGTGATGATAAACCAACATCTTACGGTAGCTACGACCGCGCCAATCGCTGGATAAAACGTCTACTGGAAATCCAACAACATACCAACAGTTCGGTAGAGTTTGTTGAAAACGTTAAAATCGATCTGTTCCGCGACGAAGTCTACGTGTTCACCCCTAATGGCGAAATTATCGAGCTACCGGCCGGCTCCACGCCGGTCGATTTTGCCTACGGCGTGCATACTCAGGTCGGTAATACCTGCGTCGCCTGCCGTATTAATGACCGGCCCGCACCCCTGTCGCAGCCGCTGGAAAGTGGCCAGAAGGTTAAAGTGATTACCTCCGAGAAATCTCAGCCCAACCCCAACTGGCTGAACTTTGTGATTACCGCAAAAGCGCGTTCGGCCATTCGCCACTATCTCAAAAACCAGCGTCATACGGAATCTATTGAGCTGGGCAAGCGCATGCTGATTCGCGCGCTTACTAACAACAATATTCATTTCGAAAAATTAACAGGTGAACATCTTAAATCACTGCAGGACAATACCGGCTGTGACTCTCTGGACACCATGTACGAGCGCATTGGCTTAGGCGAAATTGCAACCGTTACCATCACCAAAATTCTATCGCCCGAAACCTCTGGTAATGACAATGCCAACACCACTAGCCCCATAACAATCGATTCTGCCGACAGTCTGCTGATCAGCTTTGCCCGCTGCTGTCGCCCCATACCGGGCGACCCGGTTATTGCGCATTTAAGTAGCGGCAAGGGTATGGTGGTACACAGGGAGACCTGTAAAAACGTCAGCGGCCTGCGCTCGAAAAATGAGAATATCTCCGATATCAGCTGGTCTTCTACCGTAGAGGGCGAATTTCTGACCCAGGTTCGCGTTGAAGTGAAAGCCGAACGCGGTATTATCGCCTCCCTCGCTACCCGTATCGCTAATACCAGCACCAGTATCGAAGGTATTCAAGTTGACGAACGCGACGCTGAACACAGCGTCATTACCCTCACTATTGAAGTAAACAGTCGAGTCCATCTCGCCAATGTAATGCGCTCTGTTCGCAACATGCGTTCAGTAGAAAGCGTTAGCCGACCACAAAACTAG
- a CDS encoding 2-phosphosulfolactate phosphatase, protein MQINVVDFVAGAKQARGVTVVIDVFRAFTTACYCFNAGAETVIAVDDSDRALAMADTLSRPVLLGERYGKRLPGFDFGNSPSEIAGERLQGKTVVHTTHAGTQGLVNARNAETVYTGAFVNARATAAVIQSLSPKIVTLVRMGLNANEASDEDWLYADYLTELLRGREVDDGIVYRKLRGSPYSARFFDPAQPWSPSADFDCCLNFNHFNFALQAQAISANASELSVIKVS, encoded by the coding sequence ATGCAGATTAATGTTGTTGATTTTGTTGCGGGCGCTAAGCAGGCGCGCGGGGTTACGGTTGTGATTGATGTGTTCAGGGCTTTCACTACAGCGTGTTATTGCTTTAATGCGGGTGCGGAGACGGTTATTGCGGTAGACGACAGTGATAGAGCACTGGCGATGGCGGATACGTTGTCTCGCCCAGTGTTATTGGGGGAGCGGTATGGTAAACGCCTACCGGGATTTGATTTTGGTAATTCGCCAAGCGAAATCGCCGGTGAGCGATTGCAGGGTAAAACCGTTGTGCACACTACGCACGCGGGCACGCAGGGATTGGTTAACGCGAGAAACGCCGAAACAGTGTATACCGGTGCCTTTGTGAATGCGCGTGCAACAGCAGCGGTCATTCAGAGCTTGTCACCCAAAATTGTTACCTTGGTAAGGATGGGGCTCAACGCCAACGAGGCATCGGATGAAGACTGGTTATATGCTGATTATCTTACCGAGTTATTGCGGGGGCGCGAAGTGGATGATGGTATTGTTTATCGAAAACTAAGAGGATCGCCCTATTCGGCACGATTTTTTGACCCCGCCCAGCCGTGGTCGCCCTCGGCGGATTTTGATTGCTGTCTGAACTTTAATCATTTTAATTTTGCGCTTCAGGCGCAAGCGATAAGCGCAAACGCCAGTGAACTTTCGGTGATTAAGGTCTCTTAA
- the rph gene encoding ribonuclease PH, which yields MSRTSGRAADQLRPISIERNFTCHAEGSVLVSFGNTRVICNASVGEGVPRFMKGEGRGWITAEYGMLPRSTGSRMGREAARGKQAGRTVEIQRLIGRSLRAAVDLAALGEYTITLDCDVIQADGGTRTAAITGACVALVDALRYLQRNRKITTDPLLHMVASVSVGIVNGVAVLDLDYPEDSSADTDMNIVMTDAGGLIEIQGTAEQEPFTEQQFAEMFALAKKGIAELNDLQKQALAE from the coding sequence ATGAGCAGAACTAGTGGCCGCGCTGCGGATCAACTACGCCCTATTTCCATTGAACGAAACTTCACCTGTCATGCCGAAGGCTCGGTATTGGTAAGTTTTGGTAATACTCGGGTTATCTGTAACGCTAGCGTGGGGGAAGGGGTGCCACGGTTTATGAAAGGCGAGGGGCGCGGTTGGATTACCGCAGAATACGGCATGTTGCCTCGCTCCACTGGCTCGCGTATGGGGCGTGAAGCCGCGCGCGGTAAGCAGGCGGGTCGCACCGTTGAAATTCAACGGCTAATTGGGCGCTCTTTGCGGGCCGCTGTGGATTTGGCTGCGCTGGGAGAGTACACCATTACACTTGACTGCGATGTTATTCAGGCTGATGGCGGTACGCGCACAGCTGCGATCACAGGCGCCTGTGTTGCTTTAGTGGATGCATTGAGGTACTTGCAGCGCAATCGAAAAATCACCACCGACCCGCTATTACATATGGTGGCTTCGGTTTCCGTTGGCATTGTCAACGGTGTAGCGGTTTTGGATTTGGATTATCCCGAGGATTCTTCGGCCGATACTGACATGAATATCGTTATGACTGATGCCGGTGGCTTGATCGAGATCCAGGGTACTGCGGAGCAGGAGCCTTTTACCGAACAGCAATTCGCGGAGATGTTTGCGCTCGCTAAAAAAGGTATTGCTGAATTGAACGACCTGCAAAAACAGGCATTAGCTGAGTAG
- a CDS encoding YicC/YloC family endoribonuclease — MPRSMTGFARQQAQHSWGSLTCELRSVNHRYLEPSIRLPEALRALETPLREKLRNSLSRGKVDISIQLKTENAVDDDLALNQPLANQITQLAQQLAANIDDAAPLSPLEILRWPGVLQSAEIDADTLNQAATKLFTTTLELLIANREREGEELKSFIAQRLTTIGKHVVVMRTHLPELQQAYKDKLRARVDALAVEVDEDRFNQEVVYVCQKSDVAEELDRLEAHIQEVTLTLEQKGPVGRRLDFLMQELNREANTLSSKSMSSETSQIAVDLKVLIEQMREQVQNIE; from the coding sequence ATGCCACGCAGTATGACAGGCTTTGCCCGCCAGCAAGCACAGCACTCCTGGGGCAGCCTTACCTGTGAATTACGCAGTGTGAACCACCGCTATCTCGAACCCAGCATTCGCCTCCCCGAAGCCCTGCGAGCACTGGAAACGCCACTACGCGAAAAATTGCGCAACAGCCTGAGTCGCGGCAAGGTCGACATCAGCATTCAGCTTAAAACTGAAAATGCCGTCGATGACGACTTGGCACTGAATCAGCCGCTCGCCAACCAGATCACCCAGCTGGCACAGCAGCTCGCTGCGAATATTGACGACGCAGCACCGCTGAGCCCACTTGAAATTTTGCGCTGGCCCGGAGTATTGCAGTCCGCCGAAATTGACGCCGACACACTCAACCAAGCGGCAACCAAGCTCTTCACCACCACCCTTGAGTTGCTTATTGCGAACCGCGAGCGCGAGGGGGAAGAATTAAAATCTTTTATTGCTCAGCGCTTAACCACCATTGGCAAGCACGTAGTAGTGATGCGTACACACCTGCCAGAGCTACAGCAAGCGTACAAAGACAAGCTACGCGCGCGGGTTGACGCCCTAGCGGTGGAGGTGGATGAAGACCGCTTCAACCAAGAAGTGGTGTATGTCTGCCAAAAATCAGATGTCGCGGAAGAACTTGATCGACTGGAAGCCCATATTCAGGAAGTTACTCTCACCCTCGAACAAAAAGGTCCCGTTGGTCGCAGGCTAGACTTCCTCATGCAAGAACTGAATCGCGAAGCCAACACGCTTTCATCGAAATCCATGTCCAGCGAAACATCGCAGATTGCCGTTGACCTAAAAGTATTGATTGAGCAAATGCGCGAACAGGTGCAAAACATCGAATAA
- the mutM gene encoding bifunctional DNA-formamidopyrimidine glycosylase/DNA-(apurinic or apyrimidinic site) lyase codes for MPELPEVETTRRGISPHLLGQTIRSLTVRNPNLRWPIPQELSGLCKGKTINAIDRRGKYLLLHLSSGACLIWHLGMSGSMRILTGSTTPEKHDHVDLTLTNGRCLRFHDPRRFGALLYTYDTPDTHPLLSHLGPEPLSSHFDADYLYQRTRKRSQPIKALIMDSKVVVGVGNIYANEALFAASIHPLKAAGKVSRAAVEQLCLEIKQVLKEAIAQGGTTLKDFTDSEGKPGYFAQKLKVYGRAGQPCSQCGKPLTEKRLAQRATIYCTQCQR; via the coding sequence ATGCCAGAACTGCCCGAAGTAGAAACAACCCGTCGCGGAATTAGCCCACACCTGTTAGGGCAAACCATTCGCAGCCTGACCGTCCGCAACCCAAACTTGCGCTGGCCCATACCCCAAGAACTATCCGGGCTATGTAAAGGCAAAACTATTAACGCCATAGACAGGCGCGGAAAGTACCTTCTGCTACACCTTTCATCTGGCGCCTGCTTAATATGGCACCTAGGGATGTCGGGTAGCATGCGCATTCTCACTGGCTCAACCACCCCCGAAAAACATGACCACGTCGACCTCACTCTCACAAATGGCCGATGCCTGCGCTTCCATGATCCGCGTCGTTTCGGTGCTCTACTGTATACCTATGACACGCCAGACACTCACCCGCTATTATCCCACTTAGGCCCAGAACCCCTCAGTAGCCATTTTGATGCTGACTACCTGTACCAACGCACACGGAAACGCAGCCAACCAATCAAAGCCTTAATAATGGACAGCAAAGTAGTCGTAGGAGTAGGCAATATCTATGCGAATGAAGCGCTCTTCGCAGCAAGCATTCATCCACTAAAAGCCGCGGGCAAAGTATCTCGCGCAGCAGTTGAACAGCTATGCTTGGAAATAAAGCAGGTACTTAAGGAAGCGATAGCACAGGGCGGAACCACCCTAAAGGACTTTACCGATAGCGAAGGGAAACCAGGCTATTTTGCACAAAAACTGAAAGTATACGGACGCGCAGGACAGCCCTGCAGTCAATGCGGCAAGCCGCTTACAGAGAAACGACTGGCACAGCGTGCAACAATTTATTGCACCCAATGCCAGCGCTAG
- a CDS encoding RidA family protein — protein sequence MPNRAIIHSENAPKAIGTYSQAVKVSNTVYLSGQIPLVPETMTMVEGDFAAQAEQVFKNLSAVCTAADGSLQHIVKLNIYLTDLSHFPSINDVMAKYFREPYPARAAIGVKELPKGALVEADGIMVV from the coding sequence ATGCCCAACAGAGCCATTATTCATTCAGAAAATGCGCCGAAAGCCATCGGCACTTATTCTCAGGCCGTAAAAGTCAGCAATACGGTTTATCTCTCGGGGCAAATTCCATTGGTCCCGGAAACCATGACTATGGTCGAAGGCGATTTCGCCGCCCAAGCCGAACAGGTTTTTAAGAATTTAAGCGCGGTATGCACAGCAGCCGATGGCAGTCTTCAGCATATTGTGAAACTCAATATATACCTCACCGATCTTAGCCACTTTCCTAGTATCAACGACGTCATGGCTAAATATTTTCGAGAACCCTACCCCGCTCGTGCGGCCATCGGCGTTAAAGAATTACCCAAAGGCGCCTTGGTTGAAGCCGACGGCATAATGGTAGTTTAA